ggaagtccagacgacttttaggaagtccagacgacttccagacgacttccagacgacttccagatgacttccagacgactaacaagtaagtcgtcccagaagttttccagatctgaaaaacctgcatattaaatccagatctgaaaaacctgcatattcaaaaacgttcaaatggcttaaaaacagaaaaaaatgagtggaagattatataaatctacctttacagaacacacaaaagtacatatctaaaaataatagatctacctttaaattagtggaagatgagtaccaaataattaaaaacctgcaaaaaaaaaaatagattagtaacaaagacatgagacaaaattgaaaaattcatataaagtttggtgttttcaagtcaaagagattagagtgggtttggagagttttagtttgggaaaaaagtaagaactttatacaacaagaagttaccaaatgaagaaaaatcagacataagaacttaccaaaacgctcagaaaaatccagacgacttcctagaagtccagacgacttcctggaagtccagacgacttcctggaagtccagacgacttcctggaagtccagacgacttccaggaagtccagacgacttcctggaagtccagacgactttgtcagaagacttccagatgacttccagacgacttccagacgactaacaggtaagtcgtcccagaagtcttccagatctgaaaaagctgcacatcaaatccagatctgaaaaacctgcatattcaaaaacgttcaaatgacttaaaaatagagaaaatgagtggaagattagataaatctacatttatagaacacacaaaaatacatatctaaaattaatagatctacctctaaattagtggaagatgagtaccatttgattaaaaacctgcaaaagagatagattagtaagaaatacatgagacaaaactgaaaaattcatataaagtttggtgttttcaagtcaaagagattagagagaggttggagagttttagaatgatgaacattacatttttgttgcagccatttgagaggaggagagagaatgtgtaaatttttctttatatagggagacaaaaaatccaattagattaaatatttttgactcagacgacttcctggacgacttacatttcagtcgtctggtgaagaaattaaaacagacgacttacatgtaagtcgtccagaagagtttaatatttttagcgggaaattaaatatttttagcgggaaactaaaatagaagactttccagacgacttacaagtaagtcgtctggacgactgaaatatacgtcgtccgggtaaattatttaacagacgactgaaatataagtcgtccacaccctaaacataacccctaaacttaattatctaattaaacacttcataaaaccaaatcaaacttgaaaagtgtttactatacacagaaataaacacatataggtgaaaactaatttttgaaaaaaacattttagttttccaaaatctaaccctaacaatacatacaatactacaacatatgtttgccaaactcctaaaccaaagtatttcatgattcactacttccactcatatatcttcaaaacaaatcaattatatcatatcttaatttatatcagttaaaactatttataattacttgatttttattttttacgcatcaaaatatttttttacaagatttataaattatttttaaaataaactggtaccagacgacttacacttcagtcgtccagacgacttacacttcagtcgtccagacgacttccaacatctcagacgactcagacgatttactggggctatattcgtaaaaatggcttctgtttttttgtttggtcacaaggggctgagctgtaatttcactaggcttttaggttagttttgcatttgattcaagtttgggtataggtttggaattaaaatcaagttgtgggttagttttggcaaaaacccctctagaaaaataactaaattagtactaattaaaagataaaatgattaaattatttCAATTCCTAAATGTTTTACGCTAATTTCACCCtataaatactaaattttaaattataatcataaataatatataatttttagttaatgttattttatattttatgttttgctaATTTGAgaataataaattgttttaattattCTAGAAGAAAGACTCTTACATTATATACGTACCTTGAATGTTGTTGTTGCGTGCAGGCTTCGACGGAGTAGAGATACATGGAGCTAATGGCTATCTCATAGACCAGTTCATGAAAGACACGGTGAACGATAGAACTGACGAATACGGTGGATCATTACAAAACCGCTGCAAATTCGCTCTAGACATAGTAGAAGCAGTGTCGAACGAGATCGGACCTGATCGCGTTGGAATCAGGCTCTCTCCCTTCGCAGACTACATGGAGTCAGGAGACACGAACCCACAAGCGTTAGCACTTCACATGGCGGAGTCTCTGAACAAATACGGAATCTTATACTGTCACGTGGTCGAAGCGAGGATGAAAACTATGGGTGAAATAACAGAGTGTCATCCTCACACGTTAACGCCGATGAGGAAAGCCTTTTCCGGGACGTTTATCGCCGCAGGAGGTTTCAAGAGGGAAGATGGGAACGAGGCGGTTGATAAGGGAAGGACTGATCTGGTGGCTTATGGTCGGTTGTTTCTGGCGAACCCTGATCtgccaaagaggtttgaagtTGATGCGGAGTTGAATAAGTATGATAGATCAACGTTTTATACTTCTGATCCTGTCGTGGGCTACACTGACTACCCGTTTCTTGATTCAACAGCTAGTTAATTAATACATGTCGttatgtgtttttgttttttcatgtaATAAGACGACATTGTCGGTCAAACTTGCAACCACGTATTTTGTATACACTACTTTCATATTGTCATATTGAGTCCATGATTATACGATATTAGCAAATAATGCCTTTAATTATAGTTTGTGAAGAAGATATATCCCATTTTACAGCCACTGCTTGATTCATGTTTTCATCGAGTTCGACTACAAGTCTACAAATTTCATAGAATTGGTGAAAACATGTAACATCCCAACCACTCACAGTTGAGACTTTTACATGTGCTCACTCAGTTAACAAACTTCACTATGATAAGTAGTGTGTTGATTGATTTGTCGAAGgtttgaaatatctatttactaATTTAGCAGTCACCAcatgatttttctttatattttagttttacgaTATCCCAAAACATTTTTCGATAGATCAcacattattattttcatttcaaatcaaataaaatcttTTTCGATATATaaacga
Above is a window of Brassica napus cultivar Da-Ae chromosome A10, Da-Ae, whole genome shotgun sequence DNA encoding:
- the LOC106371976 gene encoding 12-oxophytodienoate reductase 1-like produces the protein MENVVTKQSIPLLTPYKMGRFNLSHRVVLAPLTRQRSYGNVPQLHAVLYYAQRTTPGSLLITEATGVSDTAQGYQDTPGIWTKEHVEAWKPIVEAVHAKGGIIFCQIWHVGRVSNKSFQPNGQAPISCTDKPLMPQIRSNGIDEAMFTPPRRLSTEEIPTIVNHFRLAARNAMEAGFDGVEIHGANGYLIDQFMKDTVNDRTDEYGGSLQNRCKFALDIVEAVSNEIGPDRVGIRLSPFADYMESGDTNPQALALHMAESLNKYGILYCHVVEARMKTMGEITECHPHTLTPMRKAFSGTFIAAGGFKREDGNEAVDKGRTDLVAYGRLFLANPDLPKRFEVDAELNKYDRSTFYTSDPVVGYTDYPFLDSTAS